In Thermospira aquatica, the following proteins share a genomic window:
- a CDS encoding metal-sensitive transcriptional regulator produces MASCHQGPHHSEEVKRVLLTRLKRIEGQIRGISRMIEEDQYCDDILNQITAVRSALAGVQEKLLIAHLRSCVSEQIRQGHGEAIDEVAQTLRRMLK; encoded by the coding sequence ATGGCGAGTTGTCATCAGGGGCCGCATCATTCAGAAGAGGTGAAGCGTGTGCTTCTTACGAGGTTGAAACGGATAGAGGGGCAGATCCGGGGGATATCCCGGATGATAGAAGAAGACCAGTATTGTGATGATATTCTCAACCAGATTACGGCGGTACGGTCGGCTCTCGCAGGGGTCCAGGAAAAGCTTCTTATAGCCCATCTGCGATCCTGTGTTTCTGAACAGATAAGACAGGGACATGGTGAAGCTATTGATGAGGTTGCCCAAACTCTTCGTCGAATGCTCAAGTAG